Below is a window of Lodderomyces elongisporus chromosome 3, complete sequence DNA.
ttggttcctTTAACAAATTATGCAtagattttgattttgatttcaattttaaattCAATTTTAAATTCAATTTTAAAAACATTCGgaatacaaaacaaaaagatataCCGAGACTCAAGAAGTAAATACACCGAGCCATTCAGTTCAATAGGTCAACAAATAAGTGTGGAaactgttctttttttgtcttttcctCCCGGATGtctttacttcttttttattgaaTTTTTAAAATACCGGATATGCTTTTGGATTCCAGTAGGTTCATATACACAAGGTGTTTATAAAAAGTTAATATGtgtcacagtgcgacacacactggacgctctgtgccctcgtttccgctaagtgaatatttggagaatattgcacgacatgggaaacttgaaacttcaaacgaGATGAGTtaatataaaaatgaacgagaagtggtaaaattaacttatcacgtttatataaaaatatcGGTTAAATACATAATTTAgacggtcaactacattgaacacaaatcactaggtgaacgtgcagaGTGTGTACTCTCACAAGtctccttactagtgactttgtatgagacaatttactctctcaacttatgagcattgagacctttataggtgcgatcattgacaattacacttagttggaatatagcctatcaagttacgaactcaaaccgctggtatcggtgagctaccagctcaaaccgatgctcagcagtcgtacacttgttacttgtgacagtgctatgcgacaaTATGTAAACAAAAGGTAATCATATGCTTTGCATCCCAAAATTAGTGAATGAggtattttattttgaccTGCTCTATTCACTCCAGTTTCTCCAGGTCATTTggttgttttcattttacttttctacTCTTTCCAACTTCCGACTTTAcctattttgcttttttttttctgggGATCTTAGTTTACATCTATTCTTGTTTGATATAACTGTAACTACGGTCATTACCAATACTTTagttgtagtagtaataatggtaatagtggtggtggtggtagttgttgttgtacttGTTGAGGATGGTGGCTAACCGCCTCAGCGGGTAAAGCTCTAGGCTCTACAGAGATTTCCCCGAGATACAAGAATAGaacaagagagaaagaacaaatggaaaacgaggaagaagaggttATGGATAGTcaatgttgaaaaattagCCAAATCCCTACGGAGTGTGAATTACAGCTTTGTCGTGATAGTTGGTATTAGAGAAGACTAGGGTGAGTTGGGATTGGATAGTTCATTCTgaattatttattatagtaAGCGTTATTAGTAacaggcaaaaaaaaagcataCTCAGGAAATTTTGAATGACttttaaacaaaacaatgaTAAAATTTACTTGTGTGGTTTAAACAGAAAAACTCGATAACCAaagagaaattaaaaacttATTTACTGTAAACAGAAATTTACCTTTTTATGTTGTCTTATTTCCCCTATCCCATTGGACTCATTCTTTATCTATTGTAGATATatgtacaaaaaaaagggttgATATTATTTCGAATATATCACGTGATTGCTTTCAATCATGTGATAAGTCAATATAAGAGAATTATTGACTTTACTAGTATTAAAAACACTAATATTGTTCACAGTttagttgaaaaaaaaataaataggCCAAAACACCTTACTTTGGTTCATTATAATCTATTCATTACATTTATTCATTACATCTCTATCTTTTATATATAGTTTAAACCTCTCTCATCCACTTGCAAAAATGATACTCTcacatgtatatatatatatatatatatatatgtatacatattaGAAGAAGCAACTAACTCAAGCTTCgtgcttgttttttttcaaccacTTCATCACTCTTCCAAcaatttccttttcaaaagtttttgttttaaaaacTCTGATTCGTTGCTAGCATTCAACCTCGCTAATCTCTGCTTATCTCTTGATCTATTAAACCTAGCACGAATCCCATTCATCACATATttgatttcattttcaGGCAAAAAAGTGGTTTgatcttcaacaaattgaCTCCATCTCAGATTCGTATTTGCCATTTTCAACTTCTGCCATTTTATCTGCTCCTCTAAAGTAAATTCTTGCCACGGCAATGGCAAGGGCAATGGCAAAGATTTACCAAGGTTACTATTGAGAAACTCAACTGTGGCTTGTAAACGCAATAGCCGGTTCCTTGTTTCACGTGCCAatattttgtaattttcaGGTATCATTTTAGAAACATTATCACAGGATAAAGATACCGAGTTCTTGGGAAGATTAAGGTACATTGTTGCATCATGGATCAAGCCTCTgattaaaaataataaaggtGGGATATTCCGTACATCTGTAAAGTCATCAATTGCACTCTGAATCATCATGGTATAGATTTTCAAAAGCCTTGGAGGAGCAATGTTTGAGTCTAAACTGCTTTTTAACAAGTACTTGCAATACTCTTCAAACATAAACTTTGACCTatatttcaaagttttattctttttcaaccCACTGAAATGAAACTTTAGCGCATAAACATAATCATCAAGTCCACGAGTACTGCTGTTAatgctgttgatgttgatgctcCTACTACTTAATTCAGGCTCTTGCCCATATCTTGATTTGTGCTCAATGAGTTTATGCCTCGTCAAATCATCATTTCTCCAATCTATAATCTTCAAGTCATGCTCAAGAAATTTAATAACTTTATCTGTAACTTGAGTAGTATCCATATAGTCATCTAAAACGCGCATCTGTAAACCCTTTGTGATGGGAATCTTCTCCTCTTTCACTATTTGCCAAAAACGCTCCTTGAGTCGTCGGTTGCGTATTGTATCATAGATAGTTGTCCAGGTGTTTAGATTCACATGTATACCCAAGGACTCCGCAAGTCTTAAATACTTGAGCACGAGCTGGAAAGTATTGGTGTTGGATCTGATTCGCGAGTGTTTAACACAAATCTTAAGCATAAGCTCAATTGTTTGGTAATTCAAGTGGTGCCCATCCTCATTCATAATCAAAACAAGGTCTCTAGCAAACAAACTCTGGTTCTTATCACAgccaaaaaatttaatcaAATAATTGAATGTTGTTGCAGAGCGAAACGGTTTAAGCTCATTATTGGTGATGCTATGCGTATTTAGTAGAATTTGAGGTATGATCCCTGACTGTAGACTCGATGAGTTTCTATAATGATGTTTAGTATGCGTCAAGTTGTAAATATACTCTTCAAAGTTTTCCTTGGTCAATGGGTTTGGCAACTGCGGAATCTCGTGGAAGTTGTCCATGCGTAGTCTTTGTCGTCTATTCATTTGTTCTGTTGCCAACAAATGCTCGAGATATATTTTGCTCTGTACGTTTTTCAAATGTGGCGGGGTTATTCGAATCAAGTATTTCATCATACTGTCAAAGTATGGTTTTTGTTCCTTAAACGAACTTAGTTGGTCATGTAGATTATTTGACGTCTGTCGCTTCCAATTCGATATTGCTGCATCTGCGTCGTAGGGTAGTCGATCATGAAAAGACTTAAGGCTCGATACACTAAGCGGTTGTAGataattttgaaataatGCACGCTGATAATGTTTTAAATCTAGTTGGTTGgtcattttcctttctatTGGTGTAAAACTTGTTTCGCTGGATGTCGTCAGTCGAGGATGCTGTAGCAGCAGTTGCAGTGACACCGATGTAGGGTGTGATATTCTCTCATCTGAATACTTTACGTCGTTACATGTACTAATAGGTTCAGCAAACCTAATCGTGGGTCGACCTTTAGAAACTGCATTCTTGAGTTGAATCATATCATATCATGAGCTTCGTCAATAAGTTCGTGTTCAAGTTTTTGGGTCTTgttctttaattttctttccgtaaaagtttcaatttccaattttttaaatttgatcttttttttttaattttaattttaatttttttactttctttcttttccctcttattccttttccctctttttccacttttttttctcgcACTTCGAGATCGGgaacttttcatttttactAAACAAAATGCCATCACAAAAATAAGACATACAAAGACGTTTCTTCCAATACATATTCATCGCCATCACTTTTTACACCTCCACATCCAGTGCCAACTGCAACCAACACCACTACCAACACCACTACCAACACCACTACCGCTGCATTAATAATGGCATCTCCACAAAGAGAAGGATTCAGTATCCCATCATCTATTTCACATGCTGCATTGGGACAAGTGACCAACAAATCGCTCGGTGTAAAGTACAACTGTGCGCAATGTGCTGCTTCATTTTCGTTGGGAAAGAATGATGCTATTAGATGTAAAGAGTGTGGTCACCGTGTTATTTACAAGGCCAGAACTAGAAGAATGGTGCAATTTGAAGCTAGGTAATAAATATGGAGAAAAATCTGAGTTGAATGAGAAATGGTATATGAAGAACGAAAGGCATATAAAGAAGATAGGATGACGGGATAGCTTGATACGAGTTAAGGTCTTGCTGTTGCATACTTACAGGCTATGAAAGCTTTTTTAAACTCAAAAGCATCTTGATAGTGTAGCTATACCCGTTCTTTATGTAATGAATATAGAtattttgactttttttttttcataatttttatttattaaaaagAGGACTTTTAACAAATGAGAGTGTAGAGACGAAACTTGACAGAACAAAATGAAACTAGAGAAAAGATAATCGAAATGAtagaaaatgaaacaaaactcTAGTTAAAAATCCATTTCTCTCATTTTACCTATTTCAGTACAAACCTTGCTAGTGGCACCACTGAGGGTCGTCCATGTGCACATTGGAATGGAAGTTTGCACCGACTCAATTCTTGTATCAAGCTGGACATCTCAGTAAAAGTTAGGGGGTCGCCAAACATGATTGCTGAACGACAAGCCTTCGAATTGAGGAGGTCTATAATGGCTCGTGGTATATTGTGCGAAATTGCAAACcaatcttcatctttaatGTTGAAATACTGATTCTTGACCTTGTTATTTACATCAAAACTGTGTTGTAAGAGCATATCCTTCATATACTTTGTATTGTTGCCTACTTTTGTAATGAGAACTTTTGGCAATTTTGTCACTGCTAGTTTAATTTGATCAATGATGATGTATTCAATTCCAAATAATTGGAAATTGGAAGCATATTGGTGGAGATATTGTAATTCATGTGGATGTAGGTCAATTATTAATGGTTGGCAAAGTCTCAACCCTGGATTTGCAGACATTTCATCGACAAACTCTTTgattaatttttcaattttaacCCGTTCGTCGCTCGCGTGTTGATCAAGAACAACTAATTGTGGtgctgttggtgttggtggtggcgTTGGTGACTGTTGCACCTCTAGCTGATGCTGCAGGGGGTTATTGAAAAGCATTAGTAGAATAAATTTGTTATCTATTTGTCTGATGATTCTGCAATTATTCGGAGAAAGGTGCAAACGCCCAAAATTGATCTCATCTTCATTATAATCAGGGTTGTAATTGTAGTtatagttgtagttgtggCCAACAGTAAGATAATTTGGAGAACAAAGCAGGGGTTGAATCATAGTCAGTATTAAAGTCAGGCCTTGTGGTTGAAAATGTCTTCCTTTAAAGATTCTATTCATCATATTACTTCTAGTCAAATTCTTTTCCCTTGATTTGTCATGAATCTTTTCGGGACTCGGCAGTAATTTTAGATACTCGCTTTTTATTTGACCTTCATTGgttttttcatttgcatttacaaatgttttgaaaatcttGCCAATGATATCTACGATAAACATCCATGAATGTGAATCTTCTTTGATCTCAGCAAGGTCATTGCTTTTCACTTGTATTAAGAAACATGGAAACTTGCGTATCAGTTTGCCAGTGGACTTTGTAATTGAGTTGGTGGTGACATTGTTATTACTGGTGCTAATATTGTTAAAACCAAATCCCGATTTGATGAATATTTCATTAAACTGTGCTGAAATATTCCTTGATTGAGCCATAAGTTTGTTATtgacaaatatatattgatGAGTTTTGGAGTTGACTGGTTCTAGTCCAATAATTCCAGTAAATTCAAAAGATTTATATCTTGCTTTGATATTTTGCCAAGTAATTTGCAAACCAAAAAGGCTTTGCAATAACGTTTGTCCGTAATCATCATGCTTCGATGTAAGCTTAAATACTTGTTCAAATTGAGGTGCGTGACTATCTTTAATGCTAAATTCTAGATGTACTCCCAGGTTAAACAATAGCAATTTCAAGAAAACTAGCTTGATGCTATTAACAATCTTGTGTACGGCCATTGCATGAATCTGTTTACGTCGAACTGGGAAATTGTAAAAGATGTTCTCTACACGGTAGACTGAGCCCTGAGTAACAGTTTCGATTTCACAAAACTGTTTATAGGGCAGCGTCtgcatcagcatcagcgTCAGCGTCTGCATCAGCTTTTGCACTTGCATTTGCAGATTATCAGTGTTGTGTATTGTTACCGAGCCATCTTGAAAATTACTCTCCATTTTAAAAATGCTTTGAGCAGTTTTGTACTTGGAcacaattgaaaattgtgAAACTGCCCCGATATAACCAATCAGTGAACTACTATAAGCTTTGGTGGCGAAAGGATCTGGCTTCGAAGCACAGCTCAAGAGTTTCTCCAACTCTTTGCAAGTATAGCCATCGCCATCATCTTGTAGGTGGATACTTAATGAGTCTGAGTAAACTTTAACAGTAATAGTTTTTGGATTGCGTTGCAAACTGTCGTTTAGTAGATGTTCAAGTATGGAGTCAATAGTGTTGAGACATAAATGCGAAACTATCTGATTGATAACGTCGTCATTGAGCCTTTCTAGCCTAGCCATGCCATGCCATTTACCATAAGTATTTTGTTTACAAGAGACGTTCTTGTTTCCCTAGGtcttcctctctctttgtgtgtgtgtgtcaaTAAAAATACCATGCATAGAGAGATGAACTTTACTTGGGATATCAATGTCAAACATAAATTCTTTTGATCTGTGTATTCGCAGTGTCAAACGCCGCAcatattattcttttaaaGTACTAGGATTCTCTACAAGTAACAATACTTATATAAATAGTAAAATAAGGATGTTTAAAATTATAAATCACGTGGCCTAGGTGATCTATGATAAAGTTTTTGCAACTGCTCTTTACCCATGAGTTATGAATTTGTATGTTgattaaagaaaacagttgttgttattggaAAAATTAAGACTTTCGAAACTTGCAATGAGTATTTGATTTTACTATCACGTGACTGTTTATTTGAGTATGTATTAGAACTTGCTCTTTTGAAATGGGATGGAACTTTTTCGaatgttctttttcattttttttattatttttttttttctgttagTGACAAAGGCACAAATGAGATGCAtcaaaatcttttgtttttgtggatatttttCATATAGACACACCCTCTCCTTTCTCTCTCACCTCTCTATAGGTTTTGTGTAAGTAAATTTTAACAACGAAAACTAAAGAGAGACATGGGATGGTGCGTGCcacagaaagaagaaggtcCACCACAAAACCGGAGCAGAGCAACCAAAAAATGCCTCTGCCGcgacaattttttttttttcagagGTTCTTTCAGGTTCTCTTGGGTTCTCTTGAGTTCTTCaaccttctttttgtttcgaTTTTGTTAAATTTTGGGGGGTGGGGGTGAGGTGAAGTGAGGAGCTCGTTCGCTCGTTCGCTTGCTTTGATCatacacttttttttgtaagcCAATATGATGTATACAAGTATGTACGAGATATTATAATTCCTTTTCCAATTAGTGTTCATAGGGAGTTTATGCGGACAGAGAGCAAACTACAACTTGTTCATCATCCACCCATATACCCAACCACTTACAGTTCACAAACTATGAAATCAATtggcttcttctttttttttttaaaaaaaaattattattctatttattttattattattttttttttaaattgatCTTCTATACTATTCCATTGGCGCTGATACTCAATAATAATTGTATGACGTGATAGCTGGGTACTT
It encodes the following:
- the AEP3 gene encoding mitochondrial translation initiation protein produces the protein MIQLKNAVSKGRPTIRFAEPISTCNDVKYSDERISHPTSVSSQSSLQHPRSTTSSETSFTPIERKMTNQLDLKHYQRALFQNYLQPLSVSSLKSFHDRLPYDADAAISNWKRQTSNNLHDQLSSFKEQKPYFDSMMKYLIRITPPHLKNVQSKIYLEHLLATEQMNRRQRLRMDNFHEIPQLPNPLTKENFEEYIYNLTHTKHHYRNSSSLQSGIIPQILLNTHSITNNELKPFRSATTFNYLIKFFGCDKNQSLFARDLVLIMNEDGHHLNYQTIELMLKICVKHSRIRSNTNTFQLVLKYLRLAESLGIHVNLNTWTTIYDTIRNRRLKERFWQIVKEEKIPITKGLQMRVLDDYMDTTQVTDKVIKFLEHDLKIIDWRNDDLTRHKLIEHKSRYGQEPELSSRSININSINSSTRGLDDYVYALKFHFSGLKKNKTLKYRSKFMFEEYCKYLLKSSLDSNIAPPRLLKIYTMMIQSAIDDFTDVRNIPPLLFLIRGLIHDATMYLNLPKNSVSLSCDNVSKMIPENYKILARETRNRLLRLQATVEFLNSNLGKSLPLPLPLPWQEFTLEEQIKWQKLKMANTNSRWSQFVEDQTTFLPENEIKYVMNGIRARFNRSRDKQRLARLNASNESEFLKQKLLKRKLLEE
- the MLH3 gene encoding DNA mismatch repair protein: MHVSHLCLNTIDSILEHLLNDSLQRNPKTITVKVYSDSLSIHLQDDGDGYTCKELEKLLSCASKPDPFATKAYSSSSIGYIGAVSQFSIVSKYKTAQSIFKMESNFQDGSVTIHNTDNSQMQVQKSMQTSTSMSMQTSPYKQFCEIETVTQGSVYRVENIFYNFPVRRKQIHAMAVHKIVNSIKLVFLKLLLFNSGVHLEFSIKDSHAPQFEQVFKLTSKHDDYGQTLLQSLFGLQITWQNIKARYKSFEFTGIIGLEPVNSKTHQYIFVNNKLMAQSRNISAQFNEIFIKSGFGFNNISTSNNNVTTNSITKSTGKSIRKFPCFLIQVKSNDLAEIKEDSHSWMFIVDIIGKIFKTFVNANEKTNEGQIKSEYLKLSPSPEKIHDKSREKNLTRSNMMNRIFKGRHFQPQGSTLISTMIQPSLCSPNYLTVGHNYNYNYNYNPDYNEDEINFGRLHLSPNNCRIIRQIDNKFILLMLFNNPSQHQLEVQQSPTPPPTPTAPQLVVLDQHASDERVKIEKLIKEFVDEMSANPGLRLCQPLIIDLHPHELQYLHQYASNFQLFGIEYIIIDQIKLAVTKLPKVLITKVGNNTKYMKDMLLQHSFDVNNKVKNQYFNIKDEDWFAISHNIPRAIIDLLNSKACRSAIMFGDPLTFTEMSSLIQELSRCKLPFQCAHGRPSVVPLARFVSK